The Christiangramia flava JLT2011 genome has a segment encoding these proteins:
- a CDS encoding LacI family DNA-binding transcriptional regulator: MKSKITLKELAKLLNVSVSTVSKALNDSPEISPKTAERVKELAKLHNYKPNPVAVNLKKSKTGTVGVVIPNISNSFFARVLSGIEAEAQKYDLQVITYISNESYGREKQICDLLTAGFVDGVLIAVSEETQRKRDYDHLFNLVEYDIPVVMYDRINVSIPADKVGVDDEKSFFEATGYFKSKGLKKIGIASAIHHLGVGKSRIQGYESALSKTEKPFIAASSRPNVLKEKIQDLLIQDGVEALLCTDFESSLMAARIAYENDLKIPNDLKLMGYISKEVAEFLTPSLSYIEQHPRDLGSTALQLLQNRLDGRSTPGKFEEVIIETTIVHLESSEI, encoded by the coding sequence ATGAAAAGTAAAATCACCCTCAAAGAACTTGCGAAATTGCTGAACGTTTCGGTTTCAACCGTTTCGAAAGCTCTAAATGACAGCCCGGAGATTAGTCCGAAGACAGCTGAGAGGGTTAAGGAACTGGCAAAACTTCATAATTACAAGCCAAATCCCGTTGCAGTAAATCTCAAAAAGAGTAAAACCGGAACTGTAGGTGTAGTGATCCCGAATATTTCGAACAGTTTCTTCGCCAGGGTACTTTCGGGGATAGAAGCCGAAGCCCAGAAGTATGACCTTCAGGTTATTACTTATATTTCTAATGAGTCGTATGGCAGGGAAAAGCAGATCTGTGATTTGCTCACGGCTGGATTTGTAGATGGCGTATTGATAGCGGTTTCCGAAGAAACTCAAAGAAAAAGGGATTATGACCATCTATTTAATTTGGTGGAATATGATATTCCTGTAGTTATGTATGACCGGATTAATGTGAGTATACCTGCAGACAAAGTAGGGGTGGATGATGAAAAAAGTTTTTTTGAAGCGACAGGCTATTTTAAGTCAAAAGGTTTGAAGAAAATTGGGATAGCCTCGGCCATTCATCATTTGGGTGTTGGTAAATCTCGAATTCAAGGCTATGAATCAGCACTTTCCAAAACTGAAAAACCTTTTATTGCCGCCAGCTCCAGGCCGAACGTGTTAAAAGAGAAGATTCAGGATTTATTGATACAGGATGGCGTAGAAGCGCTTTTGTGCACTGATTTTGAAAGTTCCCTAATGGCCGCGCGCATTGCCTATGAAAATGATTTGAAGATCCCGAATGATCTAAAATTGATGGGCTATATCAGTAAAGAGGTCGCGGAATTCCTAACACCATCACTGAGCTATATCGAGCAACATCCTCGAGATCTGGGTTCCACGGCACTGCAACTACTTCAGAACAGACTGGATGGCAGGAGTACACCAGGCAAATTCGAAGAGGTCATCATTGAAACAACAATTGTGCATTTAGAGTCTTCGGAAATTTAG
- a CDS encoding phosphoribosylpyrophosphate synthetase: MKDYGTLSQAINKLKLEEGYEHDFNLLDEKIELKSKKETFGVEEFEVDKVLRFEGMSNPDDNAILYAITTTNGRKGVLTDGYGISSGQVSKKMLEKLDLKDHRPIN; the protein is encoded by the coding sequence ATGAAAGATTACGGAACACTATCACAAGCTATAAACAAACTGAAGCTGGAAGAAGGTTACGAACACGATTTCAACCTTCTTGACGAAAAAATCGAACTGAAATCAAAAAAAGAGACTTTTGGTGTAGAAGAGTTTGAAGTAGACAAAGTCCTACGCTTCGAAGGCATGAGCAATCCAGATGACAATGCCATTTTATACGCCATCACAACGACCAATGGTAGAAAAGGGGTTTTAACTGATGGATACGGAATCTCCAGCGGACAGGTTTCTAAAAAAATGTTGGAAAAACTGGATCTGAAAGATCATCGACCAATCAATTAA
- a CDS encoding Dps family protein, with protein sequence MNYLGLNTDKTKSTVEQLNVLLADYHLYYQKLRNFHWNVIGKNFFDLHEKFEELYEDAKIKVDEIAERILTLRYQPTSNLSDYLKMSNLEESKSELSDYEMIEILLEDHGAILKQMRQVVKTADDAGDEGTIDLIGAYIRELEKTSWMLDAWKMKTKEVHTPATK encoded by the coding sequence ATGAACTACTTAGGATTAAATACTGATAAGACAAAATCTACTGTGGAACAGTTGAATGTCCTGCTTGCCGATTATCATTTATACTATCAAAAACTGCGAAATTTTCATTGGAATGTGATCGGAAAAAATTTCTTTGACCTTCATGAAAAGTTTGAAGAATTGTATGAAGATGCGAAAATAAAGGTAGACGAAATTGCTGAAAGGATTCTTACATTAAGATACCAACCAACCAGCAACCTCAGCGATTACCTTAAAATGTCTAATTTGGAAGAGTCCAAATCAGAACTTTCAGATTATGAAATGATCGAAATTTTACTGGAAGATCACGGCGCTATCCTGAAACAAATGCGCCAGGTTGTTAAGACCGCTGATGATGCCGGTGATGAGGGAACCATTGATCTTATTGGTGCGTACATCCGAGAACTTGAAAAAACAAGCTGGATGTTAGATGCATGGAAAATGAAAACGAAAGAGGTACATACACCAGCAACAAAATAA
- a CDS encoding nucleotide sugar dehydrogenase, with protein MTENIKIAVIGLGYVGLPLARLFATKYPVVGFDINQARVDELKSGTDSTLEVEDDLLKSVLKDSDSSENGLFCSTDLASIENCNYYIITVPTPVDKNNRPDLTPLYKSSETVAKTLKKGDVVVYESTVYPGVTEDECVPVLENISGLKFNEDFFVGYSPERINPGDKEHTVEKILKVTAGSTPEIGEKVNELYRTVISAGTHLAPTIKVAEAAKVIENSQRDINIAFVNELAKIFNMMNIDTQAVLEAAGTKWNFLPFRPGLVGGHCIGVDPYYLAQKAQEIGYHPEIILAGRRMNDSMGQYVASEVVKLMLQKDLKIKGANILILGITFKENCPDVRNTKVVDVVKALKEYGVNLTIFDPLANPAEVKHEYGLETVSAVPEENFDAIVLTVAHKEFHNLDLEKLKAPGAVVYDVKGVLGDKCDKKL; from the coding sequence ATGACTGAAAATATTAAAATAGCAGTTATCGGTTTGGGTTACGTAGGACTTCCTTTAGCCCGACTTTTTGCCACCAAATATCCGGTTGTTGGTTTTGATATCAACCAGGCGCGAGTAGATGAATTAAAGTCTGGTACAGATTCTACCCTAGAAGTAGAAGACGATTTGTTAAAATCGGTTTTAAAAGACTCAGATTCTTCGGAAAATGGACTATTCTGTTCTACGGATCTCGCTTCCATTGAAAATTGTAATTACTACATTATTACTGTACCAACGCCTGTAGATAAGAATAACAGGCCGGATCTCACGCCACTTTACAAGAGTAGTGAAACAGTGGCAAAAACCTTGAAAAAGGGAGATGTGGTGGTGTATGAATCTACCGTTTATCCTGGAGTTACAGAGGATGAATGTGTACCGGTTCTTGAAAATATCAGTGGTCTCAAATTTAACGAAGATTTTTTTGTGGGTTACTCACCAGAACGAATTAATCCGGGTGATAAAGAACACACCGTTGAAAAAATTTTAAAAGTTACCGCAGGTTCCACTCCAGAAATTGGAGAAAAAGTCAATGAACTTTATAGAACGGTGATCAGTGCAGGAACCCATTTGGCGCCTACCATAAAAGTGGCCGAAGCCGCAAAAGTGATTGAAAATTCCCAGCGAGATATCAATATTGCCTTTGTAAATGAATTGGCTAAGATTTTCAATATGATGAATATTGACACACAGGCGGTTCTTGAAGCAGCTGGAACGAAATGGAATTTTCTTCCTTTTCGTCCGGGTCTTGTTGGTGGGCACTGTATTGGAGTAGATCCTTATTACCTGGCTCAAAAAGCTCAGGAAATTGGATATCATCCTGAAATTATTCTCGCAGGAAGACGAATGAATGATTCCATGGGGCAGTATGTTGCGAGTGAAGTGGTTAAATTAATGCTTCAGAAGGATTTAAAGATAAAAGGAGCGAATATTTTAATTTTAGGGATCACTTTTAAAGAAAACTGTCCGGATGTTCGAAATACGAAGGTGGTCGATGTGGTTAAAGCATTGAAAGAATATGGAGTGAATCTAACGATTTTTGATCCTTTGGCCAATCCTGCTGAAGTAAAGCATGAATATGGTTTGGAAACTGTATCAGCGGTGCCAGAAGAAAATTTTGATGCTATTGTCTTGACGGTAGCGCATAAAGAATTCCATAATCTGGATCTGGAAAAATTGAAAGCTCCAGGTGCTGTGGTATATGATGTGAAAGGAGTTCTTGGTGATAAATGTGATAAAAAACTTTAA
- a CDS encoding metallophosphoesterase — protein MKNLKLFVSLLLFSSIISCVTVHPRYRDGEPEKDFGYPENKTIEKSFYLIGDAGYSPPGGSSAGLIAFKRFLDSVNKPQNYTIFLGDNIYPDGMPPDNGSTEREEAEYRMDAQLDAIEGYDGHVIFIPGNHGWYNERIDGLKRQRDYLKESFGDSLVWSPEIPCGFESIDVSENIQLLVIDSQWYLEDWDKNPTINDNCDQIKTREAMFLELESEIKKNQNKTVVVALHHPVYTNGIHGGQYSFDRHLYPSQKKIPVPILGSLATLIRTTGGVSIQDAQNNRYKSLADRISAIANTSNGRLVFVSGHEHSLQYIEHDSVKQVVSGAGSKATYATLSNDGYFAYNGQGFVVLDIFTDGSSWVSYYGNEDNKPKLLYQKEVLETPVPYEMKTYPDSFPPTFTTSIYSEEETDKSPVHKTVWGERYRKLYATKVTLPTADLDTLHGGLSVVREGGGHQTVSLRLKDSLGREYNLRRVRKDALRFLQNVAFKNQPVDNKLDNTVAENLIQDFYTAAHPYGFLAVPDLSQAAEVFHTNPEIYYLPKQEALGKYNSIHGDDIYMLVERPEEGWKGYESFGSPNHDIVSTAGMIERLRRDEKYVLDEKAYVRARIFDMLIGDWDRHQDQWRWAEVEDAEGIHHFEPVPRDRDQVFSNFDGAFFGTLRALTGFANQFAVYGEDIKDVEWFNIAALGLDRSLLQNVGKDTWKEQAAFIQEHITDEVIQKAFSKLPEETRGETTEELIANVKGRRNNIVNIAARYYEHLASLAIVTGTDKDDFIDILRMPEGDTKVTITRNKDGERAETLSEKIYHPDETSEIWIYGLDDDDQIFAKGEGRSPIFVRVIGGQNNDVYDIDNGQNLKIYDHRSLPNTVKNPGDAAFRFTDNYEINTYDKDKKIFSSGSILPELGYNPDEHLSVGLDFIKSNNEFKRNPFTSQHSFKLRYHSATSGFMLDYEAEFATIIGKYNLFAGANYTNPNWSNNFFGFGNETANNDDELGFDYNRVGLEQIQLRTGLRNKTPFGSFFQYSATFEAIKVQEDENRFITTGFDNATPGFFDRKYFAGLDALYRYESYDNRLTPTRGMLFELNLGGKINTADPSQTFGYFKPYMGFYNALTRNRKLVLKTRVDAHINIGTDYEFYQAATLGADSGLRGYRFERYSGKSSFGTGADLRYSFDTVKTSFLPFQLGVYGGYDIGRVWAQDQHSKLWHDSYGGGFWINSADAIQGSLSVFTGSEGARLTAGVGLKF, from the coding sequence ATGAAAAACTTAAAACTTTTTGTCTCCCTACTGCTTTTTTCATCGATTATTTCTTGCGTGACCGTTCATCCTCGCTACCGTGATGGCGAGCCTGAAAAAGATTTCGGTTATCCTGAAAATAAGACTATTGAGAAATCATTTTATTTAATTGGTGATGCCGGTTATTCACCGCCTGGAGGAAGTTCTGCCGGGCTCATCGCTTTCAAAAGATTTCTGGACTCTGTGAACAAACCTCAGAATTACACTATTTTCCTTGGGGATAATATCTATCCAGATGGCATGCCGCCTGATAATGGTTCTACGGAACGGGAAGAAGCCGAATATCGAATGGATGCACAGCTCGATGCCATTGAAGGCTATGATGGGCATGTGATCTTTATTCCTGGGAATCATGGCTGGTATAATGAAAGGATAGACGGTTTGAAAAGACAGCGAGATTACCTGAAGGAAAGTTTTGGGGATTCTCTGGTATGGTCTCCGGAAATTCCCTGCGGATTTGAATCGATCGATGTATCTGAAAATATCCAGTTATTGGTTATTGATAGCCAGTGGTACCTGGAAGATTGGGATAAGAACCCAACCATTAATGACAATTGTGACCAGATCAAGACCCGTGAAGCAATGTTTCTCGAGTTGGAATCTGAAATCAAGAAGAATCAGAATAAAACAGTAGTGGTCGCCCTGCATCACCCGGTTTACACTAACGGAATTCACGGCGGGCAATATAGTTTTGACAGGCATTTATATCCCTCCCAGAAAAAAATTCCTGTACCAATTCTTGGCTCACTAGCTACCTTGATTAGAACTACCGGTGGAGTATCCATTCAGGATGCACAAAATAACCGTTACAAATCGCTCGCCGATCGTATTTCAGCGATCGCAAACACTTCAAATGGCCGACTAGTTTTTGTTTCCGGTCACGAGCATTCTTTACAATATATTGAACACGACAGTGTGAAACAGGTGGTCTCAGGAGCAGGATCCAAGGCTACTTACGCTACTTTGAGCAACGATGGATATTTCGCGTACAATGGCCAGGGCTTCGTGGTTTTAGATATTTTTACTGATGGTTCTTCCTGGGTAAGTTATTACGGGAATGAAGATAATAAGCCGAAATTGCTCTATCAGAAAGAAGTTTTGGAAACTCCGGTTCCATATGAAATGAAGACGTATCCAGATTCATTTCCGCCAACTTTTACTACTTCAATTTATTCCGAAGAAGAAACCGATAAAAGTCCGGTTCATAAAACTGTTTGGGGAGAGCGATATCGAAAATTGTATGCTACGAAAGTTACGCTTCCCACTGCCGACCTTGATACACTTCACGGTGGTTTAAGTGTGGTTCGGGAAGGTGGCGGACATCAGACAGTTTCACTGCGATTGAAAGACAGCCTGGGCCGCGAATATAATTTGCGCAGGGTTCGAAAAGATGCGCTGCGTTTTCTTCAGAATGTGGCTTTTAAAAATCAGCCCGTAGATAATAAACTCGATAATACTGTCGCGGAAAACCTGATCCAGGATTTTTATACTGCCGCCCATCCTTATGGATTTCTGGCGGTGCCAGATTTGAGTCAGGCCGCTGAAGTTTTCCATACCAACCCGGAAATTTACTACCTGCCAAAACAAGAGGCACTAGGAAAATACAATTCCATTCATGGGGATGATATTTACATGTTGGTTGAAAGGCCGGAAGAAGGCTGGAAAGGATATGAAAGCTTCGGAAGCCCCAATCATGATATTGTGAGTACTGCCGGGATGATCGAACGCTTACGCCGGGACGAAAAATACGTGCTGGATGAAAAAGCGTATGTTCGGGCTAGGATTTTTGATATGTTGATTGGCGATTGGGACCGTCACCAGGACCAGTGGAGATGGGCTGAAGTAGAAGATGCGGAAGGAATTCATCATTTTGAACCGGTGCCTCGTGATCGCGACCAGGTTTTCTCCAATTTTGATGGAGCGTTCTTTGGGACATTGAGAGCTTTAACCGGTTTTGCCAACCAGTTTGCGGTGTACGGTGAAGATATTAAAGACGTGGAATGGTTCAACATTGCGGCACTTGGATTAGACCGGTCGCTGCTTCAGAATGTAGGGAAGGATACCTGGAAGGAACAGGCAGCCTTTATCCAGGAGCATATTACCGATGAGGTGATTCAGAAGGCCTTTTCCAAGCTTCCGGAGGAAACAAGAGGAGAAACTACGGAAGAATTGATCGCCAATGTGAAGGGGCGCCGGAACAATATTGTGAATATTGCTGCCCGTTATTACGAACACCTGGCAAGTCTCGCGATTGTGACCGGGACCGATAAAGATGATTTTATCGATATTCTCCGCATGCCGGAAGGCGATACTAAAGTGACCATTACTAGAAACAAGGATGGAGAAAGAGCTGAAACGCTGAGTGAAAAGATCTATCACCCAGATGAAACCAGTGAGATCTGGATCTACGGTCTGGACGATGACGACCAGATATTTGCCAAAGGTGAGGGGAGATCCCCAATTTTTGTGCGAGTAATCGGAGGTCAGAATAATGATGTATATGATATTGATAACGGGCAAAACTTAAAGATCTACGATCATCGGTCGTTGCCAAATACCGTAAAGAATCCCGGAGACGCTGCTTTCCGATTTACCGATAATTACGAGATCAATACTTACGACAAGGATAAAAAGATCTTTTCTTCCGGGTCTATTTTGCCGGAATTAGGCTATAATCCAGACGAGCATCTTTCCGTAGGTCTTGATTTTATTAAATCGAATAACGAGTTCAAGCGAAATCCCTTTACCTCGCAGCATAGCTTCAAATTACGGTATCATTCGGCAACCAGCGGATTTATGCTGGATTATGAGGCTGAATTTGCTACCATCATTGGTAAATACAACCTGTTTGCAGGGGCAAATTACACCAACCCGAACTGGAGCAATAATTTCTTTGGCTTCGGAAATGAGACCGCGAATAATGATGACGAATTAGGATTTGATTATAACAGGGTTGGCCTGGAGCAGATCCAATTAAGAACCGGTTTAAGGAATAAGACTCCTTTTGGTAGTTTTTTCCAGTACAGCGCCACATTTGAGGCAATAAAGGTACAGGAGGATGAAAACCGTTTTATTACTACCGGATTTGATAATGCCACACCTGGTTTCTTCGATCGAAAATACTTCGCGGGACTGGATGCGCTGTATCGCTATGAAAGTTACGATAATCGCCTTACGCCTACGCGCGGAATGCTTTTCGAATTGAATCTGGGAGGTAAAATCAATACAGCAGACCCTTCTCAAACCTTTGGATATTTTAAACCATACATGGGATTCTATAATGCGCTTACCAGGAATCGGAAACTGGTATTGAAAACTAGAGTTGACGCGCATATTAATATAGGGACAGATTATGAATTTTATCAGGCTGCCACCCTTGGAGCTGATTCAGGTTTACGCGGCTATCGTTTTGAGCGTTACTCGGGTAAAAGTTCTTTTGGAACCGGAGCCGATCTGCGATATAGCTTTGATACTGTGAAAACAAGTTTTCTGCCATTTCAACTAGGAGTCTACGGAGGATACGATATTGGTAGAGTGTGGGCACAGGATCAGCATAGTAAGTTGTGGCACGACAGTTACGGTGGTGGTTTCTGGATCAATTCGGCAGACGCTATCCAGGGTAGTCTGAGTGTTTTCACCGGAAGTGAAGGAGCTAGATTAACCGCCGGAGTTGGATTGAAATTTTGA
- a CDS encoding mechanosensitive ion channel family protein, with protein sequence MILKFDIQESIKGIWEKLGGWLDTLILNLPNFLLAIIVFIAFIFIARYAGKLFDRVFRKQIKQDSIRLMAVKVLKAIIILIGFFIALGLLNLDKVLTSVLAGAGVVGLAIGLALQGTLNNTFSGVILSFLPELQIGDWVETNGYAGSVTEINLRNIVIKQSDNNYVVIPNSKIVEEPFKNFTRTARSRIFVNCGVGYESNLEMVEKLTLETIRDNFPQRGNEEVEFMYTGFGDSSINYVVRFWADVTKNRDILVAQHKAIIEIKKAYDAQGVNIPFPIRTIDFKNSLNLNKE encoded by the coding sequence ATGATTTTAAAATTCGATATTCAGGAATCTATTAAGGGAATATGGGAAAAATTAGGCGGATGGCTGGATACTTTAATCCTGAATCTGCCTAATTTTTTATTGGCGATAATCGTATTTATCGCCTTTATTTTTATAGCCCGATACGCCGGTAAATTGTTTGACAGGGTTTTCAGAAAACAGATCAAACAAGACTCTATTCGTTTGATGGCCGTTAAAGTGCTGAAAGCGATCATCATTTTAATTGGCTTTTTTATTGCCCTGGGACTGCTGAATCTGGACAAAGTATTGACTTCGGTACTTGCTGGTGCCGGTGTGGTTGGTCTCGCTATTGGTCTGGCACTTCAGGGGACTTTGAACAACACCTTTTCCGGTGTGATCCTGAGTTTTCTTCCGGAACTCCAAATTGGTGACTGGGTGGAAACCAATGGCTATGCAGGATCAGTTACCGAAATCAATCTGCGGAATATTGTGATCAAACAGTCAGACAATAATTATGTGGTGATCCCTAACTCCAAAATAGTTGAGGAACCATTTAAGAATTTCACTCGAACAGCTCGTTCTCGAATTTTCGTGAATTGCGGTGTGGGTTATGAAAGCAATCTGGAAATGGTCGAAAAACTGACTTTAGAAACGATTCGAGATAATTTCCCGCAACGAGGTAACGAAGAAGTAGAATTCATGTATACCGGTTTTGGGGACAGTTCCATCAATTACGTGGTTCGATTCTGGGCAGATGTAACCAAGAACCGCGATATTCTTGTTGCCCAGCATAAGGCAATTATTGAGATCAAAAAGGCTTACGACGCTCAGGGAGTCAATATTCCATTCCCTATTAGAACGATCGATTTCAAGAATTCTCTTAACCTGAATAAAGAATAG
- a CDS encoding SDR family oxidoreductase → MNSESQFEELSSKNILITGGAGFIGSNLCEKLLEIGANIVCLDNFSTGHKKNIEPFINNEKFTLIEGDIRDLDTCQKACKNIDYVLHEAALGSVPRSLKDPITSNEVNVSGFLNMLVAARDNDVKRFVYAASSSTYGDSEALPKVEDKIGKPLSPYAITKYVNELYADIFGKAYGLDTIGLRYFNVFGRRQDPNGAYAAVIPKFVMQFMQHESPVINGDGTYSRDFTYIDNVVQMNLLALTASKKEAVNEVYNTAVGDRTNLVELTQYLKEYLSEYDSEIKNVEVKHGPNRPGDIPHSLASVEKAKELLGYDPQYKIADGLKEAVKWYWDNLK, encoded by the coding sequence TTGAATTCTGAATCTCAGTTTGAAGAACTCTCTTCAAAAAACATTCTTATTACAGGTGGGGCGGGCTTTATTGGATCTAATCTTTGTGAAAAATTATTAGAAATTGGAGCTAATATTGTATGTCTTGACAATTTTTCTACCGGACATAAAAAGAATATCGAACCATTTATAAATAATGAGAAATTTACACTTATTGAAGGCGATATTCGGGATCTAGATACCTGCCAAAAAGCTTGTAAAAATATTGATTATGTCTTGCATGAAGCGGCTTTAGGCTCGGTTCCACGATCTCTTAAAGATCCGATCACTAGCAATGAAGTAAATGTTTCGGGATTTTTAAATATGCTTGTTGCCGCTCGTGATAATGATGTCAAAAGATTTGTGTATGCGGCCAGTTCTTCTACTTATGGAGATTCCGAAGCTCTTCCGAAAGTAGAAGATAAGATTGGAAAGCCTTTGTCTCCGTATGCGATCACTAAATATGTAAACGAATTATATGCGGATATTTTTGGAAAAGCTTATGGTTTAGATACTATAGGTTTGCGATACTTCAATGTTTTTGGGCGAAGACAGGATCCTAACGGAGCTTATGCAGCGGTTATTCCGAAGTTTGTCATGCAATTTATGCAACATGAAAGTCCGGTGATCAACGGAGATGGGACCTATTCCAGAGATTTTACGTACATCGACAATGTGGTGCAGATGAATTTACTCGCTCTTACGGCTAGTAAAAAAGAAGCAGTGAATGAGGTTTATAATACAGCGGTGGGAGATCGGACAAATCTGGTAGAGCTTACGCAATATTTGAAGGAATATCTTTCAGAATATGATTCAGAAATAAAAAATGTGGAAGTAAAACATGGTCCAAATCGGCCTGGAGATATTCCGCATTCCTTAGCTTCCGTAGAAAAGGCTAAAGAATTGTTGGGGTATGATCCTCAATATAAAATTGCCGACGGATTGAAAGAGGCCGTTAAATGGTATTGGGATAATTTAAAATAA